A region from the Armatimonadota bacterium genome encodes:
- the lptC gene encoding LPS export ABC transporter periplasmic protein LptC produces the protein MRFNLKSLVLILSAVVALSIAGCGNRQPSVSQIPTAQAGDNKTQTAQSQPDTKKSEKKPQVYTPPKVDEGPKLQFSQQGVTFSWVENGHVRMSASAKEVSGGEVTRIGQLTNFSGKLYENGKLVAAMTAPKVIADTTKRIVTATGGVTLKSLERNTTVRSQWMKWYAREQKVVGDGGVKINSTMGNMQGAAFVADTAMKSIKVLDSGKGL, from the coding sequence ATGCGTTTTAACTTGAAGAGTTTAGTTCTGATTCTAAGCGCGGTTGTGGCGTTGTCGATTGCTGGCTGCGGAAATCGTCAGCCGAGTGTTTCGCAGATCCCGACCGCCCAAGCAGGTGATAACAAGACACAAACTGCCCAGAGTCAGCCGGATACAAAAAAAAGTGAAAAGAAGCCGCAGGTATATACGCCGCCCAAGGTCGATGAGGGGCCAAAGCTGCAGTTCAGCCAGCAGGGTGTCACTTTCAGTTGGGTCGAAAACGGTCATGTGCGTATGAGCGCTTCGGCCAAGGAAGTCAGCGGCGGCGAGGTCACCAGGATAGGCCAGCTCACAAATTTCTCCGGCAAGCTCTATGAAAACGGCAAGCTTGTGGCTGCCATGACCGCACCAAAGGTCATTGCCGATACCACAAAGCGTATAGTGACCGCCACCGGCGGAGTGACTCTGAAATCTCTGGAGAGAAATACCACGGTCAGGTCGCAGTGGATGAAGTGGTATGCCAGGGAGCAGAAGGTCGTCGGAGATGGAGGGGTGAAGATTAACTCCACCATGGGAAATATGCAGGGCGCGGCATTCGTTGCCGATACTGCAATGAAGAGTATAAAAGTCCTGGACTCGGGGAAAGGATTGTAG